The genome window CGGCCGTAACTATAACGGTCCTAAGGTAGCGAAATTCCTTGTCGGGTAAGTTCCGACCCGCACGAAAGGCGTAACGATTTGGGCACTGTCTCAACAACAGACTCGGTGAAATTGTAATTCCGGTGAAGATGCCGGATACCTGCGACAGGACGGAAAGACCCCATGGAGCTTTACTGTAGCTTGACATTGGGTCTTGGTACTACATGTACAGGATAGGTGGGAGGCTTTGAAACCAGGACGCCAGTTTTGGCGGAGCCATCCTTGGGATACCACCCTTGTAGTACTGGGACTCTAACCATAGGCCATGAATCTGGTCTTGGGACACTGTCAGGTGGGCAGTTTGACTGGGGCGGTCGCCTCCCAAAAGGTAACGGAGGCGCTCAAAGGTTCTCTCAGTACGGTCGGAAATCGTACGTAGAGTGTAAAGGCAAAAGAGAGCTTGATTGCAAGACATACAGGTCGAGCAAGGATGAAAATCGGACTTAGTGATCCGGTGGTTCTGCGTGGAAGGGCCATCGCTCAACGGATAAAAGCTACCCTGGGGATAACAGGCTTATCTCCCCCAAGAGTCCACATCGACGGGGAGGTTTGGCACCTCGATGTCGGCTCATCACATCCTGGGGCTGTAGTAGGTCCCAAGGGTTGGGCTGTTCGCCCATTAAAGTGGTACGCGAGCTGGGTTCAGAACGTCGTGAGACAGTTCGGTCCCTATCCGTCGCAGGCGTAGGAAATTTGAGAAGACCTGTCCTTAGTACGAGAGGACCGGGATGGACGTACCTCTGGTGTACCAGTTGTCCTGCCAAGGGCATGGCTGGGTAGCTATGTACGGAATGGATAAGCGCTGAAAGCATCTAAGCGCGAAGCCAACTTCAAGATAAGATTTCCCACCGCAAGGGTAAGACCCCAGAAAGACTATCTGGTTGATAGGTCGAAGGTGTAAGTGCAGCAATGTATTTAGCTTATCGATACTAATAGGTCGAGGACTTGACCAATATTTATTTGATGTTCATTAATTAAGATATATATGTAGTTTTTAGAGTGTTAACTCTAAAGAAACTAGTGTTACTAGATTCTAAAAACTTACTAAAACTTAATAGAAATATTAAGCATAGAGATTATGTGGTTACAATAGCAGAGAGGATACACCTGTTCCCATTCCGAACACAGAAGTTAAGCTCTCTAGCGCTGATGGTACTTGGTGGGAAACTGCCTGGGAGAGTAGGACGTAGCCACGTAATTTTTTTTATTTATTAAGTTTCTTATTTTTAAAGTACTATTTTTAAAGTATGTTATAAATACTTTGTATAAATACATATAATAGTTTAAAGAGATTGATTCTTTAAATATAGGGTGGGAGCTCTTATAGATATGTACTTTTAAATAAGAAAGGAGATAAGTAAGTGTCTGTAATCAATAGTTTTATTTTACAATATGGATTAATCTCTGTATTTGTATTAATTATGATTGAGTATGCTTGTTTTCCATTACCTAGCGAAGTTGTTTTACCATTATGTGGAGCAATTGCGGCAAGAAATCATTTTGGATTTTTGACAATTCTAATTTTGAGTATAATTGCAGGTATACTTGGTTCAATATTTTGTTACACAGTAGGAAATTGGGGTGGTAAATCTATCATCAATAAAATAATAGAAATATGCCCAAAGGCGAAGAAAGGAATATTTGCATCTCAGGATTATTTTAATAAATATTCTTCTATTTCCGTCTGCGTATGTAGATTAATTCCATTATGTAGAACATACATATCTTTTATAGCAGGTATAGCAGGTCAAAATATTATAACTTTTGTAATATCATCTCTTGTGGGAATTACCATATGGAATATTTCCTTAATTAGTATTGGGTATATTTTCTCAGAGAGTTGGGTAAAAATAATGTCTCATTATAATGATTATAAATTTCTAGTTTTAATTATACCAATATCTGTAATCCTTATTGGATTTGCTATTAAGTCATATATACATAAAAAACACCACAAGGTAAGATTATAAAAAATCAGTAGATTTTTTCATTATTTTCTATACTTATTGTAGTATCTAAATGTTTGAAATAATTTCCAATAATCAAAATCCCCGTTTTTAGTCCAGTCTGGAAACGGGGATATTTAATCCTCTTATACTGTACTTACTGTATTTGTTGGTTAAGCACAGTATAGGTTTATAAATAAGTATTGTCAAGATAATAAATATAAAAGAGAGAATAATACAATAATTGATATATTGGTCAATATACTGTGTAT of Clostridioides sp. ES-S-0054-01 contains these proteins:
- a CDS encoding DedA family protein codes for the protein MSVINSFILQYGLISVFVLIMIEYACFPLPSEVVLPLCGAIAARNHFGFLTILILSIIAGILGSIFCYTVGNWGGKSIINKIIEICPKAKKGIFASQDYFNKYSSISVCVCRLIPLCRTYISFIAGIAGQNIITFVISSLVGITIWNISLISIGYIFSESWVKIMSHYNDYKFLVLIIPISVILIGFAIKSYIHKKHHKVRL